Proteins encoded by one window of Psychromonas sp. L1A2:
- a CDS encoding RelA/SpoT family protein produces the protein MFMFQTLKASIQTYMTEDQCAFVERAYHYAYAAHDGVKRASGEPYITHPVAVAEILAGMKLDYEAISAALMHDVLEDTDTTHQELADAFNDNVAQLVEGVTKLDKFNFENREQAQAENIRKMLIAMSKDFRVMLIKLADRMHNMRTLDSLRLDKRQRIAQETFEIFTPIANRLGLHYLKNELEELAFKAQNSARYHVLKEAITKARGNRKDFIESICDEISEQLTSISIDAKVIGREKHLYSLYKKMRKKGCQFHDVMDVYAFRIIVKDLDTCYRVLGQVHHLYQPKLEYFEDYIALPKTNSYQSLHTTLITHQGVNIEIQIRTEDMDAVAKHGIAAHWSYKEGKQSSNISAQLQTRNWFQGLTEQEDSSTNSIVLLENIKQELGKNDIHVLTPQGKIIVLPAFATPVDFAYTLHTNIGHHCIGAKVDNEYSLLSQKLESGQTIEIITAKEPNPSPEWLNFAATHRARNSIRNYLKQLPQTATIPMGRRLLKQALNATNLTDIPQENIDKVIADHHLDGFNHLLHEIGSGKLLSIIIARRLRGNAGELTESHQKQQIRQSAIKGAEDIMLSYANCCKPLPGDQIVAHTSTGKGLVVHVKSCHNVIGFENELGKYIAVEWDMNFMNQYEYSSDLIIQMVNHKAGLAKMFNVIAKSNANVLDLQTTAVTNQIYSINVTLTVINRIHLSRIMRQIKKLTGVKTVKRSSKK, from the coding sequence ATATTCATGTTTCAAACACTAAAAGCATCTATTCAAACCTATATGACAGAAGATCAATGTGCTTTTGTCGAACGCGCATATCATTATGCATATGCGGCACATGATGGTGTGAAAAGAGCAAGTGGTGAACCTTATATTACTCACCCAGTGGCTGTCGCTGAAATTCTCGCAGGCATGAAACTAGACTATGAAGCCATTTCAGCTGCTCTAATGCACGATGTTTTAGAAGATACTGATACCACCCATCAAGAATTAGCCGACGCTTTCAATGACAATGTTGCACAACTCGTGGAAGGTGTGACCAAACTTGATAAATTCAATTTTGAAAATCGCGAACAAGCACAAGCTGAAAATATTCGAAAAATGCTTATCGCAATGTCTAAAGACTTCCGCGTTATGTTGATCAAACTTGCCGATCGTATGCACAACATGCGAACGCTTGACTCATTACGTTTAGATAAGCGTCAACGTATTGCACAAGAAACCTTTGAAATATTTACGCCCATTGCCAATCGTCTTGGATTACATTACTTAAAAAATGAACTTGAAGAATTAGCATTTAAAGCACAAAACTCAGCTCGTTATCATGTACTTAAAGAAGCGATTACCAAAGCACGCGGCAATAGAAAAGATTTTATAGAAAGTATTTGCGATGAAATATCAGAGCAATTAACTTCAATATCCATTGACGCAAAAGTGATTGGTCGTGAAAAACACCTGTATAGCTTATACAAAAAAATGCGTAAAAAAGGATGCCAATTCCATGATGTAATGGATGTTTATGCATTTCGTATTATTGTAAAAGATTTAGATACTTGTTATCGCGTATTAGGCCAAGTGCATCACCTGTACCAACCTAAATTAGAATATTTCGAAGACTATATCGCATTACCAAAAACAAATAGTTACCAGTCATTACACACCACTTTGATCACTCATCAAGGTGTTAATATTGAGATCCAGATCCGTACTGAAGATATGGATGCAGTAGCAAAACACGGTATCGCTGCGCATTGGAGTTACAAAGAAGGTAAGCAGAGCTCTAATATTTCAGCACAGTTACAAACACGTAATTGGTTCCAGGGATTAACAGAACAAGAAGATAGCAGTACTAACTCAATTGTTTTATTAGAAAACATTAAACAAGAGTTAGGTAAAAATGACATTCACGTATTAACACCTCAGGGTAAAATTATCGTATTACCTGCCTTCGCGACACCCGTTGATTTTGCTTATACATTGCACACGAATATAGGTCATCATTGTATTGGCGCGAAAGTTGATAACGAATATTCATTATTAAGCCAAAAACTAGAAAGCGGGCAAACTATTGAAATCATCACGGCTAAAGAGCCTAACCCAAGCCCTGAATGGTTAAATTTTGCAGCAACCCATAGAGCCAGAAATAGTATACGTAATTATCTTAAGCAATTACCGCAAACAGCCACTATTCCAATGGGTCGACGTTTATTAAAACAAGCCTTAAATGCTACGAATCTAACAGATATTCCACAAGAAAATATCGATAAGGTCATTGCTGATCATCATTTGGATGGATTCAATCATCTATTACATGAAATCGGTAGCGGTAAATTATTGAGCATTATTATCGCAAGACGTTTGCGCGGTAATGCCGGTGAGTTAACTGAATCGCACCAAAAACAACAAATAAGACAAAGTGCCATTAAGGGAGCTGAAGATATTATGCTTTCTTATGCGAACTGTTGTAAGCCATTACCTGGCGATCAAATTGTTGCTCACACTAGTACAGGTAAGGGTTTAGTCGTACATGTTAAAAGTTGTCACAATGTAATTGGTTTTGAAAATGAACTTGGTAAGTATATTGCGGTCGAATGGGACATGAACTTTATGAATCAATATGAATATTCAAGTGATTTGATTATTCAAATGGTTAATCATAAAGCCGGATTAGCAAAAATGTTTAATGTAATAGCAAAAAGTAACGCGAATGTGCTGGATTTACAGACAACAGCCGTGACAAATCAGATCTACTCGATTAATGTGACATTAACGGTCATAAATCGCATACACTTGTCTCGCATTATGCGTCAAATTAAGAAATTAACTGGCGTTAAAACTGTAAAACGAAGCAGCAAAAAATAA
- a CDS encoding META domain-containing protein, which translates to MKTVKIMMLMLSTIILGACTAETQIIPQKVNLSQLQHNWKLTHVDNIQLATVIKSTLKIEADNKTSGNLSCNSFFGEAKFVDNQLRIEKMANTRKMCDELKNSVEMDVSEVLSNWANVMIDNETLIVSNKKHSLTYQLADSLN; encoded by the coding sequence ATGAAAACCGTTAAAATTATGATGTTGATGTTGAGCACCATAATACTAGGTGCTTGCACCGCTGAAACTCAAATTATTCCTCAAAAAGTAAATCTGTCTCAGCTGCAACATAATTGGAAGTTAACTCATGTTGATAATATCCAACTAGCAACCGTCATTAAAAGCACATTAAAAATCGAAGCGGATAATAAAACATCAGGAAATTTGAGTTGTAATAGTTTTTTTGGTGAAGCTAAGTTTGTAGATAACCAATTACGAATAGAAAAAATGGCCAATACACGCAAAATGTGTGATGAATTGAAGAACAGTGTTGAAATGGACGTAAGTGAAGTTTTAAGCAACTGGGCAAATGTTATGATTGATAATGAAACGTTAATTGTCAGTAATAAAAAGCATTCTTTGACTTACCAACTTGCTGACTCATTAAACTAA
- a CDS encoding metal-dependent hydrolase has translation MDSLTQIVLGASVSGAVGIKPFGRKVLITGALLGTLPDLDVLLTYQTAIEDFTLHRGFSHSLLVLSLFSVFLYWLILYFKPALSAHKKSLFLVIFLPLITHPLLDAFTTYGTQLLWPLDIQPTSWSSIFIIDPLYTLPLMFAVIGLWFREKTLKWQKINRIMLAFSCTYLILGQVQFWNIQQKLTHDPIAKNGHLFIAPTPFNTRVWQVLSYHDDTYYVSFTTALNDQPLSWQTYETGRSLINGFDSAELQRLEWFSGGLLRFTEQNDQLIATDLRIGLTDYYPFSFSIAEDKNNWQEIKSNKMPEPVINLSKLTELMRFLSKI, from the coding sequence ATGGACTCCTTAACTCAAATAGTTTTAGGCGCAAGCGTTTCTGGTGCTGTTGGTATCAAACCTTTTGGACGTAAAGTGTTAATTACAGGTGCATTATTAGGTACCTTGCCTGATTTAGATGTACTACTGACTTATCAAACCGCGATTGAAGATTTTACTCTACATCGCGGTTTCAGCCACTCATTGTTGGTTTTAAGTCTTTTTAGTGTATTTTTATATTGGCTTATTTTATATTTTAAGCCTGCATTATCCGCACATAAAAAATCATTATTTTTAGTTATCTTTTTACCTTTAATCACCCACCCTCTTTTAGACGCTTTCACCACCTACGGTACGCAATTGTTATGGCCGTTGGATATTCAACCTACTTCTTGGTCTAGTATATTCATTATTGATCCTCTTTATACATTACCATTAATGTTTGCAGTCATCGGTTTATGGTTTCGCGAGAAAACATTAAAGTGGCAAAAAATAAACCGAATAATGTTAGCATTCAGTTGTACATATTTAATACTTGGCCAAGTACAATTTTGGAATATTCAACAAAAATTAACACACGATCCTATTGCAAAAAATGGTCACTTATTCATTGCACCAACACCATTTAATACGCGGGTTTGGCAGGTACTTAGCTACCATGACGATACTTATTATGTAAGCTTTACAACAGCATTAAATGACCAACCTTTATCATGGCAAACCTACGAGACAGGAAGGTCACTAATCAATGGCTTCGATTCAGCAGAATTACAACGTTTGGAGTGGTTTAGTGGTGGGTTATTGAGGTTTACAGAGCAGAATGATCAGTTGATTGCTACCGATCTGCGTATTGGTTTAACAGACTATTATCCTTTTTCATTCAGCATCGCTGAGGATAAAAATAATTGGCAAGAAATTAAATCGAACAAAATGCCAGAGCCTGTTATTAACTTAAGCAAGTTAACTGAATTAATGCGTTTTTTAAGCAAAATATAA
- the recQ gene encoding DNA helicase RecQ yields the protein MTSTAHNILFDVFGYKQFRDGQETVINELIAGRDALVVMPTGGGKSLCFQIPALVREGICIVVSPLISLMKDQVDTLRACGVAAAYLNSSLSYQEQNDIINSLHRGQLKLLYVAPERLLRPDFIGRLQHLPINLFAIDEAHCISSWGHDFRPEYAQLGNLKEYFPDIPLVALTATADHATQQDILQRLKLQDPLIEIRSFDRPNIEYLLIEKYRPLTQLFNYLDQHKDESGIIYCTSRKRTEEIAGKLAAKGLNSRCYHAGLPLEERQNVQDLFIKDEVEIVVATVAFGMGIDKPNVRFVVHYEIPKNIESYYQETGRAGRDGLPAQAMLFYDPADPARIRSLLEKNPNQEQLRIELHKLNTMVAFAEAQTCRRRVVLNYFGEYSPKACGNCDICLDPPQSYDATIDAQKILSCVYRTGQYFGITHVVEVLRGAQTARVKSLGHDQLSTFGIGKDKSTEHWFSIARQLIHCGLLMQNLTRGSALQLTEAARTVLKSENSLMLAVPRLQLVKTTAKQKRRSVSANADSKLFARLRHLRKQIADHENLPPYVIFSDVSLSEMSELMPTNDSQFLSITGVGHIKLDKYGEAFLSEIKQYVDTL from the coding sequence ATGACAAGTACTGCACATAACATTTTATTTGATGTGTTTGGTTACAAGCAATTTCGTGATGGTCAAGAAACAGTGATTAACGAACTTATTGCTGGTCGCGATGCATTAGTTGTAATGCCAACAGGTGGCGGCAAAAGTCTCTGTTTTCAAATTCCTGCTTTAGTAAGAGAAGGGATTTGTATTGTTGTTTCCCCTTTAATTTCTTTAATGAAAGATCAGGTCGATACCCTAAGAGCCTGTGGTGTAGCTGCTGCTTATCTTAATTCTAGTTTGTCTTACCAAGAACAAAATGACATTATCAATTCGTTACACCGTGGCCAGTTAAAACTATTATATGTTGCGCCTGAGCGTTTATTACGACCTGATTTTATTGGTCGTTTACAGCACCTCCCTATTAATTTATTTGCCATAGACGAAGCGCATTGTATATCTTCATGGGGCCATGATTTTAGACCAGAATATGCACAACTAGGCAATCTTAAAGAGTACTTCCCAGATATACCGTTAGTCGCATTAACCGCAACAGCAGATCACGCAACGCAACAAGATATTTTGCAGCGTTTAAAGCTTCAGGATCCGTTAATAGAAATTCGTAGCTTTGACCGTCCTAATATCGAATATTTATTGATTGAAAAATATCGCCCATTAACACAACTCTTTAATTATCTAGACCAACATAAAGACGAAAGTGGCATCATCTATTGTACCAGCCGTAAGCGTACGGAAGAGATAGCCGGTAAGCTTGCTGCTAAAGGCCTTAACTCACGCTGTTATCATGCTGGTTTACCGTTAGAAGAGCGTCAAAACGTACAAGACTTATTTATTAAAGATGAAGTTGAAATTGTGGTAGCGACTGTCGCCTTTGGGATGGGAATCGATAAACCTAATGTGCGTTTTGTTGTGCACTATGAAATTCCTAAAAATATAGAGTCTTATTATCAAGAAACAGGTAGAGCAGGACGTGATGGATTACCTGCGCAGGCGATGTTATTTTACGATCCAGCTGATCCTGCCCGTATTAGAAGCTTATTAGAAAAGAATCCAAATCAAGAACAACTGCGTATCGAGTTGCATAAACTGAATACCATGGTTGCCTTTGCAGAAGCGCAGACTTGTCGTCGTCGAGTTGTATTAAATTACTTTGGTGAATACAGCCCTAAAGCCTGTGGTAACTGTGATATCTGCTTAGATCCACCACAAAGTTATGATGCGACGATAGACGCTCAAAAAATTCTTTCTTGTGTTTACCGTACAGGGCAATACTTTGGGATCACACATGTGGTTGAAGTATTACGTGGTGCTCAAACGGCCCGTGTCAAAAGCCTTGGTCATGATCAGCTATCGACTTTTGGGATAGGTAAAGATAAATCAACAGAACACTGGTTTAGTATCGCTAGGCAATTAATTCACTGTGGATTGTTAATGCAAAACTTAACACGTGGTTCTGCGTTACAGTTAACAGAAGCAGCACGTACTGTTTTAAAGTCTGAAAATAGCTTAATGTTAGCGGTACCAAGACTACAATTAGTAAAAACGACTGCGAAACAAAAACGTCGTAGCGTTTCTGCCAATGCAGACAGTAAGTTGTTTGCAAGATTACGTCATTTACGCAAACAAATAGCAGATCACGAAAATTTACCTCCTTACGTTATTTTTAGTGACGTATCTTTATCGGAGATGAGTGAGTTAATGCCTACCAATGATTCTCAGTTTCTTTCAATCACAGGTGTTGGCCATATTAAGTTAGATAAATATGGCGAAGCGTTTCTCTCTGAAATTAAACAATACGTTGATACTTTATAA
- the hemG gene encoding menaquinone-dependent protoporphyrinogen IX dehydrogenase: MPIETKSNDTITGEVVPNEATPNETISKNTLILYSSVDGQTLKIINHIKQSILGDVTVLNIDDNPQIDFSLYQKVLVGASIRYGNYRPNILKFVNQHKQQLDSISNAFFVVCLTARKPEKAIPENNAYMKKFDQLSEWQPQLKGVFAGALLYSRYNWWQTLLIQLIMKMTGGSTDKTQDLELTDWQKVDIFSKEFSAL; this comes from the coding sequence ATGCCTATTGAAACTAAATCTAACGACACTATAACTGGTGAAGTTGTGCCTAACGAAGCAACGCCTAACGAAACCATTTCTAAGAATACGTTGATCTTATATTCTTCTGTTGATGGGCAAACTTTAAAAATTATCAATCATATCAAACAATCTATTCTTGGTGATGTGACGGTATTAAATATCGATGATAATCCACAGATTGATTTCTCTTTGTATCAAAAAGTATTAGTGGGAGCTTCTATTCGTTACGGTAATTATCGACCGAATATCCTCAAGTTTGTCAATCAACATAAACAACAGTTAGATTCAATATCGAATGCTTTTTTTGTGGTTTGTTTGACCGCTCGTAAGCCAGAAAAAGCGATTCCTGAAAATAATGCTTATATGAAAAAGTTTGATCAATTATCCGAGTGGCAGCCACAGCTAAAAGGCGTGTTTGCAGGTGCGTTACTGTATTCTCGTTATAATTGGTGGCAAACACTGTTAATTCAACTGATTATGAAGATGACAGGCGGTAGCACTGATAAGACACAAGATTTAGAATTAACTGATTGGCAGAAAGTGGATATATTTAGTAAGGAATTTAGTGCACTATAG
- a CDS encoding TrkH family potassium uptake protein — protein sequence MAIRSIIRIVAMLIGLFSLTMLPPVFIAYIYQDGGGNDFLAAFFVTLIIGFFFWIPNRRHKSELKAREGFLIVVLFWATLGSVGAIPFLMSSSVDMNLATAFFESFSGLTTTGATTIAELNDLPKSILFYRQMLQWFGGMGIIVLAVAVLPMLGIGGMQLYRAETPGPVKDSKMTPRIAETAKALWYVYLCLTVACMLAFWLAGMSLFDALGHSFSTVSIGGFSTYDASMGHFDSEIINIITVVFLIISGINYALHFTAFSAKKFSLEVYRRDPEVRAFIFIQVLLTAICFLVLIDNDVYNSIETTFSHAMFQAVSIATTAGFTTTSFSDWPLFLPVLLIFASFIGGCAGSTGGGLKVIRVLLLNLQGQRELKRLVHPKAVYKIKLGNKALPDRVVEAVWGFFSTYALVFIVCMLALLMTGMDELSAFSSVVAMLNNLGPGLGEVALHFNDVSDASKWVMIIAMLFGRLEVFTLLVLFTPVFWKN from the coding sequence GTGGCTATTCGCTCTATTATCAGGATCGTTGCGATGCTGATTGGGTTATTTAGTTTAACTATGTTGCCTCCTGTATTTATTGCATACATTTACCAAGATGGTGGCGGTAATGATTTTTTGGCCGCTTTTTTTGTTACTTTAATCATTGGTTTTTTCTTTTGGATTCCCAATCGACGCCATAAAAGCGAATTAAAAGCCCGAGAAGGCTTTTTAATTGTGGTACTTTTTTGGGCTACGCTAGGTAGCGTCGGTGCAATTCCCTTTTTAATGAGTTCTAGTGTTGATATGAATTTGGCTACGGCTTTTTTTGAGTCATTTTCAGGTTTAACCACTACCGGTGCAACGACCATTGCTGAGCTTAATGACTTACCTAAATCTATTCTTTTTTATCGCCAAATGCTGCAATGGTTCGGTGGTATGGGGATCATTGTATTAGCCGTCGCTGTGTTACCGATGTTAGGGATTGGTGGCATGCAGCTGTATCGTGCAGAAACACCTGGGCCTGTTAAAGACTCTAAAATGACGCCTCGAATAGCAGAAACAGCAAAAGCGCTATGGTATGTTTATTTATGCTTAACAGTGGCTTGTATGTTAGCTTTTTGGCTTGCAGGAATGAGTTTATTTGATGCGCTTGGGCATAGCTTCTCAACCGTATCAATTGGTGGATTCTCAACTTATGATGCAAGTATGGGACACTTTGATAGTGAAATTATTAATATCATTACCGTGGTTTTCTTAATCATTTCAGGTATTAATTACGCGCTACATTTTACCGCTTTCTCAGCTAAAAAATTCAGTTTGGAAGTTTACCGAAGAGATCCTGAAGTACGTGCGTTTATCTTTATTCAAGTATTGTTAACTGCGATCTGTTTTCTGGTACTGATAGATAATGATGTTTATAACTCCATTGAAACTACCTTTTCACACGCTATGTTTCAAGCTGTTTCTATTGCGACAACGGCAGGTTTTACCACTACTTCATTTTCAGATTGGCCTTTGTTTTTACCTGTATTACTTATCTTTGCTAGTTTTATTGGAGGTTGTGCAGGGTCAACAGGGGGCGGTTTAAAAGTGATTCGAGTCCTATTGCTTAATTTACAAGGGCAACGTGAGCTAAAACGTTTGGTTCACCCTAAAGCTGTTTATAAAATAAAATTAGGCAATAAAGCCTTACCTGACAGAGTAGTTGAAGCAGTTTGGGGATTCTTTTCTACCTATGCTTTAGTGTTTATTGTTTGTATGCTGGCCTTGTTAATGACGGGTATGGATGAACTGAGTGCTTTCTCCTCGGTCGTTGCCATGTTAAATAACCTTGGCCCTGGTCTTGGTGAGGTCGCTTTACACTTTAATGATGTCAGTGATGCGTCTAAATGGGTGATGATTATTGCCATGTTATTTGGACGATTAGAAGTCTTTACCTTATTGGTGTTATTCACACCTGTATTTTGGAAAAATTAA
- a CDS encoding YigZ family protein encodes MNKPYFILNKSVFFEEEIKKSRFLTFISPAKGKIAAMKFLAEMKILHKDAGHHCWAYIGGSPNDSVNMGCSDDGEPKGTAGKPMLAVLQGTNVGEMVAVVIRYSGGIKLGTGGLVRAYSNGLQQLCPTMPTSEKRFFERFELQCSYSQMATLEHLLESNSGRIINASYEQSVMVLIEVDSEQVDIFKQKLQSLMQGQVIAKKINTSAVELD; translated from the coding sequence GTGAATAAACCCTATTTTATCTTAAATAAATCTGTTTTTTTTGAAGAAGAAATTAAAAAAAGTCGATTTTTAACTTTTATCAGTCCAGCTAAAGGAAAAATAGCTGCAATGAAGTTTCTTGCAGAAATGAAAATCTTACATAAAGACGCAGGTCACCATTGTTGGGCTTACATAGGTGGCAGCCCTAATGATAGTGTTAATATGGGCTGTAGTGATGATGGCGAGCCAAAAGGTACCGCTGGAAAGCCTATGTTAGCTGTATTACAAGGCACTAACGTTGGTGAAATGGTCGCAGTTGTGATCAGATATTCGGGTGGTATTAAATTAGGTACTGGAGGTTTAGTGCGCGCCTATAGTAATGGTTTACAACAATTATGTCCTACTATGCCAACATCCGAAAAACGTTTTTTTGAACGATTTGAGTTACAATGTTCGTATTCTCAAATGGCAACCTTAGAACATCTACTCGAATCAAATTCAGGACGAATTATTAATGCTAGTTATGAGCAATCAGTGATGGTGTTAATAGAAGTAGATAGTGAGCAGGTCGATATTTTTAAGCAAAAATTACAATCATTGATGCAGGGACAAGTCATTGCAAAGAAAATTAATACGTCAGCCGTTGAGCTGGATTAA
- a CDS encoding rhodanese-like domain-containing protein, with protein MLLDGKGLVESFRSQVNEVECETVNQHLQNNQPLLFIDIREPEETAAGYAMGSQLVPRGVLEMQLSNLPLYQSLIKHVSCAEQLPIYLLCRSGARSILAAASLQQMGYQKVYSVNGGFIAWQSQGLLIESE; from the coding sequence ATGTTATTAGATGGAAAAGGGTTGGTTGAATCATTTCGCTCTCAAGTTAACGAAGTTGAATGTGAAACTGTTAACCAGCATTTACAAAATAATCAGCCTTTGTTGTTTATTGATATCAGAGAACCAGAAGAAACTGCGGCTGGTTACGCAATGGGAAGTCAACTAGTCCCGCGTGGTGTGTTAGAAATGCAGTTGAGTAATTTACCTCTTTACCAATCATTAATTAAACACGTTTCCTGTGCTGAACAATTGCCTATTTATTTACTTTGTCGTTCTGGTGCTCGAAGTATTTTAGCAGCGGCCTCTTTACAACAAATGGGTTATCAAAAAGTGTATTCAGTGAACGGTGGTTTTATCGCTTGGCAATCACAAGGTTTATTAATTGAAAGTGAATAA